Proteins encoded in a region of the Vicia villosa cultivar HV-30 ecotype Madison, WI linkage group LG5, Vvil1.0, whole genome shotgun sequence genome:
- the LOC131603924 gene encoding putative D-cysteine desulfhydrase 1, mitochondrial — protein MYGRLIQGKNIHHLLKQQQALMASSSSFEFLSLKTYTPPSWASHLDPIPSNIISLAHLPTPIHRWNLPNLPPNTEVWLKRDDLSGMQLSGNKVRKLEFLMADAIAQRADSVITVGGIQSNHCRATAVAAKYLNLDPFLILRTSKLLVDQDPTLTGNLLVERLIGAQLHLISKEEYSQIGSVTLAGLLKQKLINQGRNPYVIPVGGSNSLGTWGYIEAIREIEQQIQSGTTNLKFDDIAVACGSGATIAGLGLGSSLSTLKARVHAFSVCDDPDYFHNFVQDLLDGLKAGVNSRDIVHIQNAKGIGYAMNTSEELKFVKEIAEATGVVLDPVYSGKAAYAMVKNINENPKKWEGRKILFIHTGGLLGLYDKVDQLGSLVGNWQRMDVSESVPRKDGTGKMF, from the exons atgTATGGTCGGTTGATCCAGGGCAAGAATATTCATCATCTTCTGAAGCAACAGCAGGCATTGATGGCATCATCAAGCAGCTTTGAGTTTCTGAGTCTCAAGACTTACACACCTCCTTCGTGGGCATCCCACCTCGACCCTATTCCTTCTAATATCATCTCTCTTGCTCAT CTTCCCACTCCAATTCACAGATGGAACCTTCCCAATCTCCCACCCAATACAGAAGTCTGGCTCAAGCGCGACGACCTTTCCGGCATGCAATTGAGTGGAAATAAAGTCAGGAAACTGGAGTTCTTGATGGCCGATGCTATTGCCCAACGTGCTGATTCTGTTATTACCGTTGGAGGCATTCAAAGCAACCACTGTCGTGCCACTGCAGTTGCCGCTAAGTATTTGAATCTCGACCCTTTTCTTATTCTCCGCACTTCTAAGCTCCTTGTCGACCAAGATCCCACTCTCACTGGTAATCTCCTCGTTGAGCGTTTGATTGGAGCTCAACTTCACCTTATATCCAAAGAAGAATACTCACAAATTGGAAGTGTC ACTCTTGCCGGTCTCCTCAAACAAAAGTTGATCAATCAAGGGAGGAACCCATATGTTATTCCCGTTGGCGGATCAAACTCTCTCGGAACATG GGGTTACATAGAAGCTATTAGGGAAATTGAGCAGCAGATTCAAAGTGGAACAACCAATCTCAAGTTTGATGATATCGCTGTCGCTTGTGGCAG TGGGGCCACAATTGCTGGTTTAGGACTGGGTTCATCATTGAGCACCTTGAAAGCAAGG GTGCATGCATTCTCCGTTTGTGATGACCCAGATTACTTCCACAACTTTGTCCAAGACTTGCTTGATGGCCTCAAAGCCGGGGTTAACTCTAGAGATATTGTCCACATACAAAAT GCCAAGGGTATTGGCTATGCAATGAACACTTCTGAGGAACTTAAATTTGTAAAAGAAATCGCTGAAGCTACAGGGGTTGTTCTTGACCCGGTATACAG TGGTAAGGCTGCTTATGCAATGgtgaaaaatataaatgaaaatccaAAGAAATGGGAAGGGAGGAAGATCCTGTTCATACATACGGGCGGCCTCCTAGGATTGTATGACAAGGTTGATCAGCTGGGTTCTCTTGTAGGGAATTGGCAGCGAATGGATGTTAGTGAATCTGTTCCTAGGAAGGATGGAACTGGAAAGATGTTCTAG
- the LOC131603923 gene encoding uncharacterized protein LOC131603923, with the protein MAQDTNSVDVILDFLRRNQFTSVEAALRTDLNNHNNHKKEVKSSQIIKTPIQQHHKEVEDFPPLQLPLPPPPLPIQLQFQSSGMKGAAVGSWLSISQGISEDTSDLISGFATVGDGLNEFVDHPNEYWDSDEYNDDDDVGYMRQPIEDEAWFLAHEIDYPSDNEKGTAHGSVLDPRERCPAKDEDDDQSLVEEDSYFSGEQYLQTNNVEPVTASDDPIGLRITEMYGRTNGNYLMAQYDGQLMDEEELNLMCAEPIWKGFVPPTNELIMLGEGNILNDSLRSQLEDIYMDDDQHGSVRSIGVGVKSDAVDIGREVREDLAGGSSEGGLEYFHDHDVRLGGFRHSNHDLDKRKKKGNDKSVSNKYVIGGDKDAQFQVKTQSEQKFVFPLSLKDGQMIQPTSDKALGSNNCIADETDNYLNAFLESDDTLPSWRRKSTDSLPVKSSRDANNANAIRSTNSSPTSVSNYGYSKRDRVKLEEDEKVGVVREDGLGTLEDEEAAAVQEQVRKINAQEEEFETFDLKIVHRKNRTGFEEDKNFHAALNSIIAGRYHVTEHLGSAAFSKAIQAHDMYTGMDVCVKIIKNNKDFFDQSLDEIKLLKYINKHDPADKYHLLRLYDYFYYREHLLIVCELLKANLYEFHKFNRESGGEVYFTMPRLQSITIQCLEALQFLHSLGLVHCDLKPENILVKSYSRCEVKVIDLGSSCFETDHLSSYVQSRSYRAPEVILGLPYDKKIDIWSLGCILAELCTGNVLFQSDSPATLLARVIGIIDPIDQSMLAKGCDTYKYFTKNHMLYERNQESNRLEYLIPKKTSLRHRLPMGDEGFVEFVAHLLEINPKKRPSASEALKHPWLSYPYEPISS; encoded by the exons ATGGCACAAGACACAAACTCAGTTGATGTCATTTTAGACTTTCTCAGGAGAAATCAATTCACTTCTGTTGAAGCAGCATTACGAACTGACCTCAATAATCATAATAATCACAAAAAGGAAGTGAAATCAAGTCAGATTATTAAAACACCTATACAACAACATCACAAGGAAGTGGAAGACTTTCCACCACTTCAACTCCCTTtgcctcctcctcctcttccTATTCAACTACAATTTCAATCTTCAG GTATGAAGGGGGCTGCAGTGGGCAGTTGGTTATCCATAAGTCAGGGGATATCAGAGGATACGTCCGATCTTATATCAGGTTTTGCAACAGTTGGTGATGGGTTGAATGAATTTGTTGACCATCCTAACGAGTACTGGGACTCTGATGaatataatgatgatgatgatgttgggtACATGAGACAGCCTATTGAGGACGAGGCCTGGTTTTTGGCACATGAAATTGATTACCCTAGTGACAATGAAAAGGGGACTGCTCATGGAAGTGTTCTAGATCCTCGGGAAAGATGTCCGGCCAAAGACGAGGACGATGATCAATCTTTGGTTGAGGAGGATTCTTACTTCTCTGGGGAGCAATATCTTCAGACAAATAATGTTGAACCAGTCACAGCTTCTGATGATCCTATTGGCCTAAGAATTACTGAAATGTATGGAAGGACTAATGGTAATTATTTAATGGCTCAATATGATGGACAATTGATggatgaagaagaattaaacctgATGTGTGCAGAACCTATCTGGAAAGGCTTTGTCCCTCCAACAAATGAGCTCATCATGCTAGGAGAAGGGAATATATTGAATGATAGCTTAAGGTCACAATTAGAGGATATTTATATGGACGATGATCAACATGGTTCAGTTAGGTCAATTGGGGTGGGGGTCAAAAGTGATGCTGTAGATATTGGTAGGGAAGTTCGTGAAGATTTGGCTGGTGGTAGTAGTGAAGGGGGTTTAGAATATTTTCATGATCATGATGTTAGGCTTGGTGGTTTTAGACACTCTAATCATGAtttggataagagaaagaaaaagggAAATGACAAGAGCGTGTCAAATAAATATGTCATAGGGGGTGATAAAGATGCACAGTTCCAGGTGAAAACACAAAGTGAACAGAAATTTGTATTTCCTCTATCTTTGAAGGATGGCCAGATGATTCAGCCTACCTCCGACAAGGCCCTGGGGTCAAATAACTGCATTGCAGATGAAACTGATAACTATCTTAATGCATTTTTGGAATCTGATGACACTCTTCCTTCGTGGAGGCGGAAGAGTACGGATTCTTTACCCGTTAAAAGTTCCAGGGATGCAAATAATGCCAATGCAATAAGATCAACAAACTCTTCTCCAACATCAGTCTCAAATTATGGATATTCTAAAAGAGATCGTGTCAAGCTAGAAGAGGATGAAAAAGTTGGAGTTGTAAGGGAAGATGGTCTAGGAACTCTAGAGGATGAAGAGGCAGCTGCTGTGCAGGAGCAAGTAAGGAAAATAAATGCCCAGGAGGAGGAATTTGAAACCTTTGATTTGAAGATTGTGCACAGGAAAAACAG AACTGGCTTTGAGGAGGACAAGAATTTCCACGCTGCTTTAAATTCGATAATAGCCGGAAGGTATCATGTCACAGAGCATCTGGGATCTGCTGCTTTTAGCAAAGCTATACAGGCTCATGACATGTATACTGGCATGGATGTTTGTGTTAAAATTATAAAGAATAACAAAGACTTCTTTGATCAAAGTCTTGATGAGATCAAGCTTCTCAAGTACATCAATAAGCACGACCCAGCTGACAAGTATCACCTTCTTCGATTATATGATTATTTCTATTATCGA GAACATTTGTTAATAGTATGTGAACTACTTAAAGCAAACTTGTATGAGTTTCATAAATTTAATAGAGAATCAGGGGGTGAAGTTTACTTTACGATGCCGAGATTGCAG TCAATCACCATTCAGTGTTTGGAAGCACTTCAATTTTTGCATAGCCTTGGACTGGTACATTGTGACTTGAAGCCAGAGAATATATTGGTTAAAAGTTATAGCAGATGTGAGGTGAAGGTCATTGATCTTGGAAGTAGTTGTTTTGAGACAGATCACCTTTCCTCATATGTTCAGTCAAGGTCCTATCGTGCTCCTGAAGTTATTTTGGGACTTCCATATGACAAGAAGATTGATATCTGGTCACTTGGCTGCATCTTGGCAGAGCTTTGTACTGGCAAT GTTCTCTTCCAAAGCGATTCACCGGCAACACTACTTGCTCGTGTGATCGGGATAATTGATCCAATAGATCAAAGTATGCTTGCAAAAGGATGTGATACATACAAGTACTTCACAAAAAATCATATGCTTTATGAACGGAATCAG GAAAGCAATAGGTTAGAATACTTGATTCCGAAAAAGACATCGCTGAGACATAGATTACCTATGGGAGACGAAgggtttgttgagtttgttgcTCATTTGCTTGAGATCAACCCAAAGAAGAGGCCGTCTGCTTCCGAGGCTCTGAAGCACCCTTGGTTGTCTTACCCTTACGAACCTATATCATCTTGA